The following are encoded together in the Brassica napus cultivar Da-Ae chromosome A9, Da-Ae, whole genome shotgun sequence genome:
- the LOC106402951 gene encoding membrane protein PM19L-like: protein MATVGRNIAAPLLFLNLIMYLIVLGFASWCINKYINGQTNHPSFGGNGATPFFLTFSILAAVIGVASKLAGGNHIRFWRNDSLAAAGSASIVAWAVTALAMGLACKQINIGGWRGWRLRMIEAFIIILTFTQLLYLLLIHAGTFSSKYGPGYRDTDYATGQGHHVPGTHAGEHKAGVGTHMPV from the exons ATGGCGACGGTGGGAAGAAACATAGCAGCACCATTACTGttcttgaatctgattatgTACCTCATCGTACTTGGTTTCGCAAGTTGGTGTATCAATAAATACATCAACGGCCAAACTAACCACCCAA GTTTTGGAGGCAACGGAGCAACGCCATTCTTCCTGACTTTCTCGATCTTAGCAGCCGTTATAGGGGTAGCCTCGAAGCTGGCCGGAGGTAACCATATTAGGTTCTGGAGGAACGATAGTCTTGCAGCCGCAGGGTCTGCCTCTATCGTTGCATGGGCCGTCACTGCTCTTGCCATGGG GTTGGCATGCAAGCAGATAAACATAGGAGGATGGAGAGGGTGGAGATTGAGGATGATCGAAGCCTTCATTATAATCCTGACGTTCACTCAACTGCTCTACCTCTTGTTGATTCACGCTGGTACATTCAGCAGCAAGTATGGTCCTGGATACAGAGACACTGACTACGCTACAGGTCAAGGTCATCATGTACCCGGTACTCATGCGGGCGAGCACAAGGCCGGCGTTGGAACGCACATGCCCGTTTAG